TACTTACTGCCGCAATAATGGCATTATATTTTAACGAAAGTTGCTAATACAGTAAAGCGCAAATCAACCAACAGTAAAAATCCAGTTCCCTCCCCTTATAAAGGGGAGGGTTAGGGAGGGGTAAAACATTTGATACAGCAATCATGACTTTTCAAACATTTGGAGATAATTTTTAACTTTTGTAATAGGCTGCCTTTGGTGCATTTAATTTGGGTTACACCTATCACTGAGTGTTATATCAGATATTTGGAGAAAAACGAAAAAAGTGTTCGTTCCGCACTTCGTGCCGCTGCGCTAACATCGACCAACATTGCTGATTTCGCTATGCTCAATTTTGCTCGTTGGTCAATTCTTCACTTACGCGTATTGTATTCATCTCATCACCTCCCTATCGGGTAGGTGAGAGGCTTCTACTGTTTAAGCTAAGTTTATTGTCTATTCAGCTTAAAGATACTTTTCCAAAGTGTTAGCTAAAGTGGTTTTAGGTACAGCACCGACCACCATATCTACTTTTTGTCCATCTTTGAAAATCATTAATGTAGGAATACTGCGAATACCATACTGACTAGCAATCTGAGGATTTTCATCAGTATTAACTTTCACAACTTTTAATTGATCTCCATACTGAGTGGCGATTTCGTCCACAACAGGGGCTACCATGCGGCATGGACCACACCAAGGAGCCCAAAAGTCAACTAATACGGGAACTTCGCTGTCGAGGACTTCTTGCTTAAACGTAGAATCTGTAACTTGTTCTGCTGCTGACATACCTAAAAACCTTTACATAAGATATTTCCGAGGTTGGTGAAAATTCTACCATAGCAAAAACATCCTATTAAGGATAAAGGATATACATTTGCCAGGAAACTAGAAAACTAATCCCTACCATAAGGAACCGCCCGAACATTAGT
The DNA window shown above is from Anabaena sp. WA102 and carries:
- the trxA gene encoding thioredoxin, translated to MSAAEQVTDSTFKQEVLDSEVPVLVDFWAPWCGPCRMVAPVVDEIATQYGDQLKVVKVNTDENPQIASQYGIRSIPTLMIFKDGQKVDMVVGAVPKTTLANTLEKYL